The following DNA comes from Brassica oleracea var. oleracea cultivar TO1000 chromosome C5, BOL, whole genome shotgun sequence.
NNNNNNNNNNNNNNNNNNNNNNNNNNNNNNNNNNNNNNNNNNNNNNNNNNNNNNNNNNNNNNNNNNNNNNNNNNNNNNNNNNNNNNNNNNNNNNNNNNNNNNNNNNNNNNNNNNNNNNNNNNNNNNNNNNNNNNNNNNNNNNNNNNNNNNNNNNNNNNNNNNNNNNNNNNNNNNNNNNNNNNNNNNNNNNNNNNNNNNNNNNNNNNNNNNNNNNNNNNNNNNNNNNNNNNNNNNNNNNNNNNNNNNNNNNNNNNNNNNNNNNNNNNNNNNNNNNNNNNNNNNNNNNNNNNNNNNNNNNNNNNNNNNNNNNNNNNNNNNNNNNNNNNNNNNNNNNNNNNNNNNNNNNNNNNNNNNNNNNNNNNNNNNNNNNNNNNNNNNNNNNNNNNNNNNNNNNNNNNNNNNNNNNNNNNNNNNNNNNNNNNNNNNNNNNNNNNNNNNNNNNNNNNNNNNNNNNNNNNNNNNNNNNNNNNNNNNNNNNNNNNNNNNNNNNNNNNNNNNNNNNNNNNNNNNNNNNNNNNNNNNNNNNNNNNNNNNNNNNNNNNNNNNNNNNNNNNNNNNNNNNNNNNNNNNNNNNNNNNNNNNNNNNNNNNNNNNNNNNNNNNNNNNNNNNNNNNNNNNNNNNNNNNNNNNNNNNNNNNNNNNNNNNNNNNNNNNNNNNNNNNNNNNNNNNNNNNNNNNNNNNNNNNNNNNNNNNNNNNNNNNNNNNNNNNNNNNNNNNNNNNNNNNNNNNNNNNNNNNNNNNNNNNNNNNNNNNNNNNNNNNNNNNNNNNNNNNNNNNNNNNNNNNNNNNNNNNNNNNNNNNNNNNNNNNNNNNNNNNNNNNNNNNNNNNNNNNNNNNNNNNNNNNNNNNNNNNNNNNNNNNNNNNNNNNNNNNNNNNNNNNNNNNNNNNNNNNNNNNNNNNNNNNNNNNNNNNNNNNNNNNNNNNNNNNNNNNNNNNNNNNNNNNNNNNNNNNNNNNNNNNNNNNNNNNNNNNNNNNNNNNNNNNNNNNNNNNNNNNNNNNNNNNNNNNNNNNNNNNNNNNNNNNNNNNNNNNNNNNNNNNNNNNNNNNNNNNNNNNNNNNNNNNNNNNNNNNNNNNNNNNNNNNNNNNNNNNNNNNNNNNNNNNNNNNNNNNNNNNNNNNNNNNNNNNNNNNNNNNNNNNNNNNNNNNNNNNNNNNNNNNNNNNNNNNNNNNNNNNNNNNNNNNNNNNNNNNNNNNNNNNNNNNNNNNNNNNNNNNNNNNNNNNNNNNNNNNNNNNNNNNNNNNNNNNNNNNNNNNNNNNNNNNNNNNNNNNNNNNNNNNNNNNNNNNNNNNNNNNNNNNNNNNNNNNNNNNNNNNNNNNNNNNNNNNNNNNNNNNNNNNNNNNNNNNNNNNNNNNNNNNNNNNNNNNNNNNNNNNNNNNNNNNNNNNNNNNNNNNNNNNNNNNNNNNNNNNNNNNNNNNNNNNNNNNNNNNNNNNNNNNNNNNNNNNNNNNNNNNNNNNNNNNNNNNNNNNNNNNNNNNNNNNNNNNNNNNNNNNNNNNNNNNNNNNNNNNNNNNNNNNNNNNNNNNNNNNNNNNNNNNNNNNNNNNNNNNNNNNNNNNNNNNNNNNNNNNNNNNNNNNNNNNNNNNNNNNNNNNNNNNNNNNNNNNNNNNNNNNNNNNNNNNNNNNNNNNNNNNNNNNNNNNNNNNNNNNNNNNNNNNNNNNNNNNNNNNNNNNNNNNNNNNNNNNNNNNNNNNNNNNNNNNNNNNNNNNNNNNNNNNNNNNNNNNNNNNNNNNNNNNNNNNNNNNNNNNNNNNNNNNNNNNNNNNNNNNNNNNNNNNNNNNNNNNNNNNNNNNNNNNNNNNNNNNNNNNNNNNNNNNNNNNNNNNNNNNNNNNNNNNNNNNNNNNNNNNNNNNNNNNNNNNNNNNNNNNNNNNNNNNNNNNNNNNNNNNNNNNNNNNNNNNNNNNNNNNNNNNNNNNNNNNNNNNNNNNNNNNNNNNNNNNNNNNNNNNNNNNNNNNNNNNNNNNNNNNNNNNNNNNNNNNNNNNNNNNNNNNNNNNNNNNNNNNNNNNNNNNNNNNNNNNNNNNNNNNNNNNNNNNNNNNNNNNNNNNNNNNNNNNNNNNNNNNNNNNNNNNNNNNNNNNNNNNNNNNNNNNNNNNNNNNNNNNNNNNNNNNNNNNNNNNNNNNNNNNNNNNNNNNNNNNNNNNNNNNNNNNNNNNNNNNNNNNNNNNNNNNNNNNNNNNNNNNNNNNNNNNNNNNNNNNNNNNNNNNNNNNNNNNNNNNNNNNNNNNNNNNNNNNNNNNNNNNNNNNNNNNNNNNNNNNNNNNNNNNNNNNNNNNNNNNNNNNNNNNNNNNNNNNNNNNNNNNNNNNNNNNNNNNNNNNNNNNNNNNNNNNNNNNNNNNNNNNNNNNNNNNNNNNNNNNNNNNNNNNNNNNNNNNNNNNNNNNNNNNNNNNNNNNNNNNNNNNNNNNNNNNNNNNNNNNNNNNNNNNNNNNNNNNNNNNNNNNNNNNNNNNNNNNNNNNNNNNNNNNNNNNNNNNNNNNNNNNNNNNNNNNNNNNNNNNNNNNNNNNNNNNNNNNNNNNNNNNNNNNNNNNNNNNNNNNNNNNNNNNNNNNNNNNNNNNNNNNNNNNNNNNNNNNNNNNNNNNNNNNNNNNNNNNNNNNNNNNNNNNNNNNNNNNNNNNNNNNNNNNNNNNNNNNNNNNNNNNNNNNNNNNNNNNNNNNNNNNNNNNNNNNNNNNNNNNNNNNNNNNNNNNNNNNNNNNNNNNNNNNNNNNNNNNNNNNNNNNNNNNNNNNNNNNNNNNNNNNNNNNNNNNNNNNNNNNNNNNNNNNNNNNNNNNNNNNNNNNNNNNNNNNNNNNNNNNNNNNNNNNNNNNNNNNNNNNNNNNNNNNNNNNNNNNNNNNNNNNNNNNNNNNNNNNNNNNNNNNNNNNNNNNNNNNNNNNNNNNNNNNNNNNNNNNNNNNNNNNNNNNNNNNNNNNNNNNNNNNNNNNNNNNNNNNNNNNNNNNNNNNNNNNNNNNNNNNNNNNNNNNNNNNNNNNNNNNNNNNNNNNNNNNNNNNNNNNNNNNNNNNNNNNNNNNNNNNNNNNNNNNNNNNNNNNNNNNNNNNNNNNNNNNNNNNNNNNNNNNNNNNNNNNNNNNNNNNNNNNNNNNNNNNNNNNNNNNNNNNNNNNNNNNNNNNNNNNNNNNNNNNNNNNNNNNNNNNNNNNNNNNNNNNNNNNNNNNNNNNNNNNNNNNNNNNNNNNNNNNNNNNNNNNNNNNNNNNNNNNNNNNNNNNNNNNNNNNNNNNNNNNNNNNNNNNNNNNNNNNNNNNNNNNNNNNNNNNNNNNNNNNNNNNNNNNNNNNNNNNNNNNNNNNNNNNNNNNNNNNNNNNNNNNNNNNNNNNNNNNNNNNNNNNNNNNNNNNNNNNNNNNNNNNNNNNNNNNNNNNNNNNNNNNNNNNNNNNNNNNNNNNNNNNNNNNNNNNNNNNNNNNNNNNNNNNNNNNNNNNNNNNNNNNNNNNNNNNNNNNNNNNNNNNNNNNNNNNNNNNNNNNNNNNNNNNNNNNNNNNNNNNNNNNNNNNNNNNNNNNNNNNNNNNNNNNNNNNNNNNNNNNNNNNNNNNNNNNNNNNNNNNNNNNNNNNNNNNNNNNNNNNNNNNNNNNNNNNNNNNNNNNNNNNNNNNNNNNNNNNNNNNNNNNNNNNNNNNNNNNNNNNNNNNNNNNNNNNNNNNNNNNNNNNNNNNNNNNNNNNNNNNNNNNNNNNNNNNNNNNNNNNNNNNNNNNNNNNNNNNNNNNNNNNNNNNNNNNNNNNNNNNNNNNNNNNNNNNNNNNNNTGGTCCCTCGGTATATACCGAGGGAAAAGTTCCTCGGAATAAACCGAGGAAAATGTCCGTCGGTATACTTCTATCGATCGATGTATATATGTCCAAACACGCATCGATCGATGAACTTCCGAGGAATTATACCGACGAAGTTCTCCCTCGGTATATTCCGAGGACATTTCCGACAAACTAGTGATCTTCGGAATTTCCTCGGAAATTTATTTCCTCGGAATTCCGACGGAAAATTCCGAGGGATTTCCGAGGAAAAAATAAATTCCGAAGAATTATTTCCGACGACGTATTTCGTCGGTATGTCGTCGGAATAACGATATTCCGACGAAATTCCGACGATTTTTTCCCTTAGAATCCGTGATGTTTTCTTGTAGTGGATGGAAACATTAATCATTAGTTTTTGGAAGATCATTGTGGTCATATCGAACAATATAAATGTTTTTCTGTTTTTGGCTTCTGATGGGTGACCCAAATATGAAAATGCAGATCAAATAAATATGCAGATCAAATAGAACAATTGCAGATCATGCAGATTAATCAAAATAAATATTTTTTTTTTAAATCTAGTTTTAATAAAAAAAACACTATATAAAAATCCCCAAAGAGATTAGTCTGAGATCTATTTCTGAGTTATCAAAAGAAAAAAAACAACTATTTGAAAGTTTATATTTTTTCTTAAATTCTTCTAATGAACATATTCATTATGATGTCCAGGTGTGAAACCGATTTTTTCTTCGTGAGTATTCATCAAGCATCTTTCAACGGTAAGCGCAACTACGTACTGAAATGACAAAGAGCTTATAATAAAAATGTCATTCGTTGAACATTAAAGATTAGGTCGAAATGATAACATGATATTATATATACCTTTTTCATTTTAAAAATAAAAGATTCATAAATTGCAAGGGCCATAGCCTGTGCAGCTCATTTCAAGTATGCATGCGATAATGTTGCTTCGAAGCGATTGGCCTCATGATTGATTAGAACCGATTATGTTGAAGATTACATAAAAGAAAGATATATGAACTGTGAGATGGGCTTCTGTCACTAAGATGCGTTTAACACAACGTATTCATCATCTACCATGTCATATTTTTGTTTTTGAATAGACAGATACCAATGTTCAAATCATAGTGTATACAAAACGCTCACGTTTGGGAAACTAGAGTGAAAACAAGTCAGAAGCAGATGTAGAATAGAATCATATTTGAGATTCAATATTTGTATGATCTCTGGAAACGAAAAAAAAACCTACAAAGCTGGGTCATCCACAATCATCAGCATTTTTTTTGTCTGCATGCAGTTTTTACTTTTACAAAAGCCTTTACTACTCTATTCCTGAGGGTTCAGACGCTAATGAGCAATCATCAAGGCCTGAGGTTAACAAAGGATCATACCAATGTGAACAACCTATCATCTCTATCTCTTCTGAAACCTCCTTATCCTCTTCCACCTCTTCTCTATCGGCAGGTGTAAAATCGAACTTGAGATTAGGGTCATTTCGCCTCACCCATGACACTTCCGATTGTTCTGCTGCTGAGAGTTTTCGCTGTTTGCTCTTTGAGGACTTGGGCGTGTCTGAGGCGGATAGCTTGTGCTTCCCCAGGGACTGTGCTTTCACTCCACTTCTCGACTTCGGATCATATGCGGGGAACGTGTTTGAAGCCCATCCAAACGAATCTTCAATACACGCATTTGCAGCATTCCTACAAACAAGACCACCGATACTTTAGTGACCACTACTACTCTTAAGACTTTATAGAGAGCTTTTGGCATGGATAGAGTTACAAACCTGTAACGGTCCTCTGCAGCAATCCGAGATACTTTGAGCTTATCTTCCCCTGGAGGGTCATTCACATAATTGAATGAATCTGATCCATCAATAGTTAGCTTTATGATGGGTGGGAAATGAGTCGAGGAATCATCATTGCCATGTGGGAACTCCAAGGTTAGGTCTAATCCCACTTTATTGATAGGTTCCTGTAATCTAGGACGAGAAGCAGTATCGAGTGGCTGGCTCGTGCTTGAGTCCTGGAGAGCGAATTCTACCAACTTGCTACTTAAGCTGGTGATCTTCATCCCCTGAAAAGGTTTTCTCGCTAATTCTTGAGTGTGATTCGCAGAACCCATAACCTGTCTGTTGAATATGGGACTATTTAAGGAGAGCTTTTGATTGTTTGTAGAGCGTGTTGACGTCCTCCAGATTGAAGACAGCAAGCAAGTAAAGTGTTTTTGAAGGAGCATCTCCGTATCTGGCTGCTCAGCTGCAACATTTAGGAGTGCCCGCATATTTTCCTGCACCAAAATTAAAATATTAGTGAAAACCACCTCCTTTCCACTACAACAATCTTCCTGAGCAGATTAACAAGACCTCGTTTACAATACGAATTTCAGAATATCCCTAATTCATAGTACTTTGATGCACACAGGCGAGTTAGCTAATCTGTCTGTCTTATATCAATCTCTAACGCTATGGGCATAGTCAACCTTACCTCAGTTACTTTAAGGAGAGCCTTCCCAGAACCAGCGTTGAGGTTCTTTTCGTTCACTACACTGTCGGAAGCAGACAAAACATGTCGCTGCATAAGCTCCCTATATCTCTCACAACAATATGCAGGATGGCGATGCCTTCCTCTGTAAGCTCCACCAGCAGCCATTCCGTAAAGAGTCTCGCTAACTAAACTCCAGTTAGACCCATATTCATGAACCATAGCACACAATACAGCATCTTCCTGAGGCAACCAAGAATCAGGCGAGGGAACACAGTCTCTAGACCAGAGATTTCCTTTCTTCAATTTCTCTGGCTTGATCATAAGAACACGCTTTATTGGCATAGAAATGATGAACTTTTTCCCTAGGGTTTTACCCCTGTTTGCCGGTTTCAATTCATTATCAACAGCCATACTGTCAGACGGCTTTGATGGAACCAGTTCATCATGCGGAGTCTTGCATTTGATATCTGAATGTGAAAGAGGCTTCTTATGCTTCTTTGCTTTCTTCTTCGAGTTCTTCTCTTCATCACTGTCGAAGACTAATTCTCTTTTCTTGCCTTTCATACGTTTCTGCAAACGCGGTGAGACCATGTCTGAGTCACTGCTACTCACATATCCGCATTCTTCATTGTCTTCATCACTCGAAGCTTCAACTTTCACCACTGGCTTCGCTTGTTTTGACTCGGACCCGAGTGATCCTTTTTTCAGGGATTTATATTTGGCTTTCTTCACCTTTTTCTTCTTCTTAGGTTTAAGTACATGGGCACTTTCGTTCCTGGGGAAAAAATGGTTTGAACCAATAACTCGAAATAAGTGCTTGTCTATTATTGCTGACATATAATTTCCAATAATATTTCCTAGATAATCATATTGACAATAAACTGTGTTGGTTCAAAAGTGTCTTACAGTGCCAAACGCCTTTCAGCCTCTTCTGCAGCTTCCCTCTCTCTAGCTTCATTTTCTAGATCTTCCATCAACTACAATAATACGTAAAAACGTGAGCAAGCTGAAATGCAGAAGGCCACTGCAGATGCATTAGTTAATCTTTACCTGGTGCTGAGCTAAAACTTCAACTTGCTGCCTGTATGCCTCGGTTGCAAAATCAGCGTCCCATTCTGAAAATAGCATTAACATCACATGTGAGATAAGAATCAGCCTATGTATTCACATTATACAGATATACTAGGAAATTAGGAATAGGAGTTAAATGATTGCATGGAATAAGAAAAAAATATACTTACTCTCATAAACAAGAGGCTCTTCACCATCATCAATTTCAGCTTCCATTTCCTCCTTGTACTTCTCAATGTGGTCAAGTTCCCATTCTTTCTCTTCAAATCCCGCTTCATTTTCAATAGCAGCCTCAACAATGATGGGGTCCCAAACCTCTAAAAATCTAATCGCATATCTATCAATAGGACGCAGCTGGTTCTCAAAAGATGAGATAGCTTGTCCAGCAGCAGCGGCTGCTGCAGCCATTTGCTTGACATCATCTGGTACATCATTATCTTCTTCTTGGCTTAAAGTAATGATGTCATCTCTCTCATCCCTGTTATCAATAGGTACCAATGAAACTTCTTCTTTAGCCGACCCAGCTGCAGCTACACCTTGATCAGCAGGCTCATCAGACTTAATGTCATCCTCATTTACTATCTCATCGTCTTCTGGTCTCTCTATAGGTTCTTCTGTAAACTCTTGATTCTCCACAGCTTCTTCTTCTTCTACTCTTTTGAGAGCCATATAATCTGCTTCATCTTCTGCATGTTTTAAAGCAGCCTCGACATCTGCGTTTGACAGAGGGAGCTCCGCCTCACAATTCTTGCTCTTTTCCTCTTCATCCTTCCTAGTCAGAGTTTTATGCCCAGAGAACAATTCCATTGGGTCGAGCTTCTTGAAAAACTCGGTGTTATATTCACCATTCTGAATAACTAGGTTATCAAGCGCACGCTTCTGGTTTGCCTTCTTCAAGATATTCTCTTCAATGGTGCTCTCACTTATCAACCGATAAATATGCACTTCCCGTGTCTGACCAATCCTGTGGCAGCGATCTTGAGCTTGTTGATCCATTGCGGGATTCCAGTCACTGTCATAGAAGATAACTGTGTCTGCACCAACAAGGTTTATGCCTACACCCCCACTTCGGGTTGACAAGATGAAGAGAAAAATCTTGGGATTTGTGTTAAACCGCTGCATTAATGTCTGCCTCTCTTCTGGTGGAGTAGAACCGTCAAGACGCATGTAGGTATAACCGTATAAATTAATGAAAGCCTCCAAGATGTCAAGCATCTTGGTCATTTGCGTGAATATCAACGCTCTGTGACCCCCAAATTTTAATTTTCTCAGTAACATAGCAAGCTCCTGCAGCTTACCACAGTCAAACTGTATCAGCCGCCTATCTGGAAAATATACTTGTCTCCTAACAATCGCAGGCCTAATCGGAGACAGAAGAGGTGACAATAGATCTGTAACTTTCTCCTTGTACGATGGACTAAGAAAAACAGGAGAGTCACTTTTGCTGCACCAGCAAGCAGGTGAAGGCGCTCTTGCAGCAGGAATCGCAAACGTGAAAGCTTCGACTAGCTCAATTACCTTCTGGAAACGCTCGATCGGTGAAAGAACTATGTCAGCGAGCATTGAGGAGTACATGTAAGATGGACGATTAGCTTTGAGATGGTGTATATCATCAAGAGGACCCTTAATGGTTAAAAGAGTTCTTAAAGATGTAGAGTAAGTAGGCTTTCTCCGGCATCTCAAAGAATTCCACCATGCAATGGCTGCTGCCCGATCCTTGGATTCTTTAACCCTTTCCTCAAAGACAGCCTTACGAATTTCTTCAAAAATATTTGTCCCTTGCAGATTTTTGCGGTTTACTAAACTCAGAGGAACTTCTTCTGGATTATCCTTCAAGTCCACCCGATGCTTGATCAAATCGGAGGGCGTTGAAATAGTCTTG
Coding sequences within:
- the LOC106294541 gene encoding protein PHOTOPERIOD-INDEPENDENT EARLY FLOWERING 1 isoform X1, giving the protein MASRGGKSIPDSAMSSKGAKSRPDSDSKPKRHKTLEAPKEPRRPKTHWDHVIEEMIWLSKDFESERKWKLAQAKKVALRASKGMVDQASREERKLKEEEQRLRKVALNISKDVKKFWIKVEKLVLYKHQLVRNEKKKKAMDKQLEFLLGQTERYSTMLAENLVEPYKHGHNKSPKPILAIESKSDEERAEETPSELNASAGLESETLDVDEDYDLNSEDASEDDEDTIEEDEKHFTKQERQEELESLQNEVDLPVEELLRRYTASRVSGETSPERDENEANLASVGEDHIEADKNNLTASEETEGSPSVRRSNDSFDHLAVSETHTHDHKPGPKTASVKSGKEDQTYDFNDEQEDVDFVAATGEEKDDETTLSVEEELAKADSVDPEDEIALLQKESEMSIEELLARYKEDFGGKDLSEDDSSDIRQQADSDDENVESAECKPALQPCSEKDEGTSNEIKEDDGKDNSDKIADAAAAARSAQPTGFTYSTTKVRTKLPFLLKHSLREYQHIGLDWLVTMYEKRLNGILADEMGLGKTIMTIALLAHLACDKGIWGPHLIVVPTSVMLNWETEFLKWCPAFKILTYFGSAKERKLKRQGWMKLNSFHVCITTYRLVIQDSKMFKRKKWKYLILDEAHLIKNWKSQRWQTLLNFNSKRRILLTGTPLQNDLMELWSLMHFLMPHVFQSHQEFKDWFCNPIAGMVEGQDKINREVIDRLHNVLRPFLLRRLKRDVEKQLPQKHEHVIFCRLSKRQRNLYEDFIASTETQATLNSGSFFGMISIIMQLRKVCNHPDLFEGRPIVSSFDMPGIDVQLSSRICSLLLKSPFSRVDLEDLGFLFTHHDFSMTSWEGDEIKTISTPSDLIKHRVDLKDNPEEVPLSLVNRKNLQGTNIFEEIRKAVFEERVKESKDRAAAIAWWNSLRCRRKPTYSTSLRTLLTIKGPLDDIHHLKANRPSYMYSSMLADIVLSPIERFQKVIELVEAFTFAIPAARAPSPACWCSKSDSPVFLSPSYKEKVTDLLSPLLSPIRPAIVRRQVYFPDRRLIQFDCGKLQELAMLLRKLKFGGHRALIFTQMTKMLDILEAFINLYGYTYMRLDGSTPPEERQTLMQRFNTNPKIFLFILSTRSGGVGINLVGADTVIFYDSDWNPAMDQQAQDRCHRIGQTREVHIYRLISESTIEENILKKANQKRALDNLVIQNGEYNTEFFKKLDPMELFSGHKTLTRKDEEEKSKNCEAELPLSNADVEAALKHAEDEADYMALKRVEEEEAVENQEFTEEPIERPEDDEIVNEDDIKSDEPADQGVAAAGSAKEEVSLVPIDNRDERDDIITLSQEEDNDVPDDVKQMAAAAAAAGQAISSFENQLRPIDRYAIRFLEVWDPIIVEAAIENEAGFEEKEWELDHIEKYKEEMEAEIDDGEEPLVYEKWDADFATEAYRQQVEVLAQHQLMEDLENEAREREAAEEAERRLALNESAHVLKPKKKKKVKKAKYKSLKKGSLGSESKQAKPVVKVEASSDEDNEECGYVSSSDSDMVSPRLQKRMKGKKRELVFDSDEEKNSKKKAKKHKKPLSHSDIKCKTPHDELVPSKPSDSMAVDNELKPANRGKTLGKKFIISMPIKRVLMIKPEKLKKGNLWSRDCVPSPDSWLPQEDAVLCAMVHEYGSNWSLVSETLYGMAAGGAYRGRHRHPAYCCERYRELMQRHVLSASDSVVNEKNLNAGSGKALLKVTEENMRALLNVAAEQPDTEMLLQKHFTCLLSSIWRTSTRSTNNQKLSLNSPIFNRQVMGSANHTQELARKPFQGMKITSLSSKLVEFALQDSSTSQPLDTASRPRLQEPINKVGLDLTLEFPHGNDDSSTHFPPIIKLTIDGSDSFNYVNDPPGEDKLKVSRIAAEDRYRNAANACIEDSFGWASNTFPAYDPKSRSGVKAQSLGKHKLSASDTPKSSKSKQRKLSAAEQSEVSWVRRNDPNLKFDFTPADREEVEEDKEVSEEIEMIGCSHWYDPLLTSGLDDCSLASEPSGIE
- the LOC106294541 gene encoding protein PHOTOPERIOD-INDEPENDENT EARLY FLOWERING 1 isoform X2 encodes the protein MASRGGKSIPDSAMSSKGAKSRPDSDSKPKRHKTLEAPKEPRRPKTHWDHVIEEMIWLSKDFESERKWKLAQAKKVALRASKGMVDQASREERKLKEEEQRLRKVALNISKDVKKFWIKVEKLVLYKHQLVRNEKKKKAMDKQLEFLLGQTERYSTMLAENLVEPYKHGHNKSPKPILAIESKSDEERAEETPSELNACLESETLDVDEDYDLNSEDASEDDEDTIEEDEKHFTKQERQEELESLQNEVDLPVEELLRRYTASRVSGETSPERDENEANLASVGEDHIEADKNNLTASEETEGSPSVRRSNDSFDHLAVSETHTHDHKPGPKTASVKSGKEDQTYDFNDEQEDVDFVAATGEEKDDETTLSVEEELAKADSVDPEDEIALLQKESEMSIEELLARYKEDFGGKDLSEDDSSDIRQQADSDDENVESAECKPALQPCSEKDEGTSNEIKEDDGKDNSDKIADAAAAARSAQPTGFTYSTTKVRTKLPFLLKHSLREYQHIGLDWLVTMYEKRLNGILADEMGLGKTIMTIALLAHLACDKGIWGPHLIVVPTSVMLNWETEFLKWCPAFKILTYFGSAKERKLKRQGWMKLNSFHVCITTYRLVIQDSKMFKRKKWKYLILDEAHLIKNWKSQRWQTLLNFNSKRRILLTGTPLQNDLMELWSLMHFLMPHVFQSHQEFKDWFCNPIAGMVEGQDKINREVIDRLHNVLRPFLLRRLKRDVEKQLPQKHEHVIFCRLSKRQRNLYEDFIASTETQATLNSGSFFGMISIIMQLRKVCNHPDLFEGRPIVSSFDMPGIDVQLSSRICSLLLKSPFSRVDLEDLGFLFTHHDFSMTSWEGDEIKTISTPSDLIKHRVDLKDNPEEVPLSLVNRKNLQGTNIFEEIRKAVFEERVKESKDRAAAIAWWNSLRCRRKPTYSTSLRTLLTIKGPLDDIHHLKANRPSYMYSSMLADIVLSPIERFQKVIELVEAFTFAIPAARAPSPACWCSKSDSPVFLSPSYKEKVTDLLSPLLSPIRPAIVRRQVYFPDRRLIQFDCGKLQELAMLLRKLKFGGHRALIFTQMTKMLDILEAFINLYGYTYMRLDGSTPPEERQTLMQRFNTNPKIFLFILSTRSGGVGINLVGADTVIFYDSDWNPAMDQQAQDRCHRIGQTREVHIYRLISESTIEENILKKANQKRALDNLVIQNGEYNTEFFKKLDPMELFSGHKTLTRKDEEEKSKNCEAELPLSNADVEAALKHAEDEADYMALKRVEEEEAVENQEFTEEPIERPEDDEIVNEDDIKSDEPADQGVAAAGSAKEEVSLVPIDNRDERDDIITLSQEEDNDVPDDVKQMAAAAAAAGQAISSFENQLRPIDRYAIRFLEVWDPIIVEAAIENEAGFEEKEWELDHIEKYKEEMEAEIDDGEEPLVYEKWDADFATEAYRQQVEVLAQHQLMEDLENEAREREAAEEAERRLALNESAHVLKPKKKKKVKKAKYKSLKKGSLGSESKQAKPVVKVEASSDEDNEECGYVSSSDSDMVSPRLQKRMKGKKRELVFDSDEEKNSKKKAKKHKKPLSHSDIKCKTPHDELVPSKPSDSMAVDNELKPANRGKTLGKKFIISMPIKRVLMIKPEKLKKGNLWSRDCVPSPDSWLPQEDAVLCAMVHEYGSNWSLVSETLYGMAAGGAYRGRHRHPAYCCERYRELMQRHVLSASDSVVNEKNLNAGSGKALLKVTEENMRALLNVAAEQPDTEMLLQKHFTCLLSSIWRTSTRSTNNQKLSLNSPIFNRQVMGSANHTQELARKPFQGMKITSLSSKLVEFALQDSSTSQPLDTASRPRLQEPINKVGLDLTLEFPHGNDDSSTHFPPIIKLTIDGSDSFNYVNDPPGEDKLKVSRIAAEDRYRNAANACIEDSFGWASNTFPAYDPKSRSGVKAQSLGKHKLSASDTPKSSKSKQRKLSAAEQSEVSWVRRNDPNLKFDFTPADREEVEEDKEVSEEIEMIGCSHWYDPLLTSGLDDCSLASEPSGIE
- the LOC106294541 gene encoding protein PHOTOPERIOD-INDEPENDENT EARLY FLOWERING 1 isoform X3; the encoded protein is MASRGGKSIPDSAMSSKGAKSRPDSDSKPKRHKTLEAPKEPRRPKTHWDHVIEEMIWLSKDFESERKWKLAQAKKVALRASKGMVDQASREERKLKEEEQRLRKVALNISKDVKKFWIKVEKLVLYKHQLVRNEKKKKAMDKQLEFLLGQTERYSTMLAENLVEPYKHGHNKSPKPILAIESKSDEERAEETPSELNASAGLESETLDVDEDYDLNSEDASEDDEDTIEEDEKHFTKQERQEELESLQNEVDLPVEELLRRYTASRVSGETSPERDENEANLASVGEDHIEADKNNLTASEETEGSPSVRRSVSLSETHTHDHKPGPKTASVKSGKEDQTYDFNDEQEDVDFVAATGEEKDDETTLSVEEELAKADSVDPEDEIALLQKESEMSIEELLARYKEDFGGKDLSEDDSSDIRQQADSDDENVESAECKPALQPCSEKDEGTSNEIKEDDGKDNSDKIADAAAAARSAQPTGFTYSTTKVRTKLPFLLKHSLREYQHIGLDWLVTMYEKRLNGILADEMGLGKTIMTIALLAHLACDKGIWGPHLIVVPTSVMLNWETEFLKWCPAFKILTYFGSAKERKLKRQGWMKLNSFHVCITTYRLVIQDSKMFKRKKWKYLILDEAHLIKNWKSQRWQTLLNFNSKRRILLTGTPLQNDLMELWSLMHFLMPHVFQSHQEFKDWFCNPIAGMVEGQDKINREVIDRLHNVLRPFLLRRLKRDVEKQLPQKHEHVIFCRLSKRQRNLYEDFIASTETQATLNSGSFFGMISIIMQLRKVCNHPDLFEGRPIVSSFDMPGIDVQLSSRICSLLLKSPFSRVDLEDLGFLFTHHDFSMTSWEGDEIKTISTPSDLIKHRVDLKDNPEEVPLSLVNRKNLQGTNIFEEIRKAVFEERVKESKDRAAAIAWWNSLRCRRKPTYSTSLRTLLTIKGPLDDIHHLKANRPSYMYSSMLADIVLSPIERFQKVIELVEAFTFAIPAARAPSPACWCSKSDSPVFLSPSYKEKVTDLLSPLLSPIRPAIVRRQVYFPDRRLIQFDCGKLQELAMLLRKLKFGGHRALIFTQMTKMLDILEAFINLYGYTYMRLDGSTPPEERQTLMQRFNTNPKIFLFILSTRSGGVGINLVGADTVIFYDSDWNPAMDQQAQDRCHRIGQTREVHIYRLISESTIEENILKKANQKRALDNLVIQNGEYNTEFFKKLDPMELFSGHKTLTRKDEEEKSKNCEAELPLSNADVEAALKHAEDEADYMALKRVEEEEAVENQEFTEEPIERPEDDEIVNEDDIKSDEPADQGVAAAGSAKEEVSLVPIDNRDERDDIITLSQEEDNDVPDDVKQMAAAAAAAGQAISSFENQLRPIDRYAIRFLEVWDPIIVEAAIENEAGFEEKEWELDHIEKYKEEMEAEIDDGEEPLVYEKWDADFATEAYRQQVEVLAQHQLMEDLENEAREREAAEEAERRLALNESAHVLKPKKKKKVKKAKYKSLKKGSLGSESKQAKPVVKVEASSDEDNEECGYVSSSDSDMVSPRLQKRMKGKKRELVFDSDEEKNSKKKAKKHKKPLSHSDIKCKTPHDELVPSKPSDSMAVDNELKPANRGKTLGKKFIISMPIKRVLMIKPEKLKKGNLWSRDCVPSPDSWLPQEDAVLCAMVHEYGSNWSLVSETLYGMAAGGAYRGRHRHPAYCCERYRELMQRHVLSASDSVVNEKNLNAGSGKALLKVTEENMRALLNVAAEQPDTEMLLQKHFTCLLSSIWRTSTRSTNNQKLSLNSPIFNRQVMGSANHTQELARKPFQGMKITSLSSKLVEFALQDSSTSQPLDTASRPRLQEPINKVGLDLTLEFPHGNDDSSTHFPPIIKLTIDGSDSFNYVNDPPGEDKLKVSRIAAEDRYRNAANACIEDSFGWASNTFPAYDPKSRSGVKAQSLGKHKLSASDTPKSSKSKQRKLSAAEQSEVSWVRRNDPNLKFDFTPADREEVEEDKEVSEEIEMIGCSHWYDPLLTSGLDDCSLASEPSGIE